In Camelus bactrianus isolate YW-2024 breed Bactrian camel chromosome 28, ASM4877302v1, whole genome shotgun sequence, the DNA window GACAGACCTTTGAACTGTTCTTATCTTTTGATAACGTCCCAGTTTTTTGTATCTTACTTTGAGAATGCATTCTAAGAGATAATCTTTACTCTAAAGGATTTTATTAGTACAATGGGTGTGATAACTTCCACAGGGAGTTAATTATATCAGTCTGAGAAATGTGAGGACAGGGGCACTTTCCTTTTTTGACTAAAGTCTCTGCAAACACAATGTGTGGCAGCTCCcatctggaggctggggagtggaacgcttccattttttttttttcaaagctagTTGCAGATCCTCAGTGTGGTAACCCTTGCTGTCTTCTaaagcaaagaaaaggaaaaggctaGTCTGTGAAGAAGCTGGGGAGACTTCAGTCTAGCAGCTGTTTACAGTGGGCCAGACTGGTGGGGCTTTCAGATGCCATGAGACTTTCCTCCCAGATCTGCTATAGCTGCTCGCACCATAAATTCTGTGGACCTAAGGCCGGCAGCAGCTGGAAAGGGTGATGGGCTGGCTTGGGGAACCCGAGTCCCCACAGGAGGGTTTACACATGTTTGCAGGGGGCAGTTGCCCTGGGGTTTTCAAGATGCACCattttatttcctagtgctgggctTTGACAAACTTCCTCTGTGGGGTACCATCCTCATCTCGGTGGGATGTGCAGTTTTCTGTGCCCTTATCGTCTGGTTCTTTGTATGTCCCAGGATGAAGAGAAAAATTGAACGTAAGTAACAAATAGTAGCAGAAAATTTTAACTTAGTAATGTTGTGCTTGCATTTTTGTTTGGCCGCCTATAAAAATTGCTACTTGGATAGACTGGTAAAGCcagaaaatttaaatggaaatataaGGATGTAGTTTTATTGTCCAAAATATGTTTTTACTGACTTAAAATGATCTGAGACCTAGTCATAAGACATTTGATGTGGGCTGCCAGACAGGCTAGGCACTTAATCTATCTTTTTTATTGTGCCTTGATCACTTGGGAAGGATTGAGGATATaccttaatgaaaaataaaaggtagGTACAAAATATTTTCGCAGGAAACACTTATTAAAGCTACTACTGTGTATAACTTTAGGTTCAGGTGTTCAGAGCTATGTTAATGTATATATCTGACTTGAGACTTGGTTAATTCTCAGAACTGGAGCAGATGTTCTAGAGGTAGACACTTGCAGGTGTCGTGAAGGAATCACTTAGACCAGTACTACACGTAGTATTGCAGTGAAATCAAATCCCGCGTGGATTTTGGTTAGTATCAGTCTTATTTAATCTTGGACTCCCTTCCGAGTGCTTGGGCTCTCTTGAAATGCCCTTTCCCTGTCGTTTTCATCTGCAAATGCTCGGTAGTGATTTAAGCTTGCTCTTTGCAGCAGAGGGCCGCCCAGGCTGCATTGGCGCAGGGAAGAGTGCTGCGTCATGCAGCTTGCTGGGCGGCCTCTGAGCCGTCTGCGGGCCCAGCTCAGTGGGAACGAGGCTTCAGGACTTCGTGACCTCGTTTTTCCCCCCCGTCTGGGAGACGATGAGACAAGTCTAGCTAATGTTTTATGTCCCGGTCTGTAGGTTGACTGTGATGCCTCAGTGAACATGTAAACAGACTGGGCATTGGTATGAAAGGCAGAAAACATTCCTACCGGGTCATGGAATTTAGAACCAGAAGGCCCATCTCTTTGTTTTGTAGAGGTGGGAGTTAACAGTCGTCTTTAGTTGCCTGCATTGAGCTGTGTCACTGTGCTTGAATGCAGGGACTGAAATTTGCGGGCATTCCTCTTACAAAAAGAACGTGAAGTAGGTGCAGCCTGACTTTCAGTTCTCTGTCAGCCCTCTCTGAGCTGCCTTCCACTACTGAGGGGGTCAGTAGGGAACTAGAATGGTTTTTACCTTTGTAAAGggttataaaaaacaaaaatacacaacagcccacagagcctaaaatattttactgtctgggtcttcaataaaaaagtttgcAACCCCTGATAAGAGGGTGTTCTGCATTTGCATTGCTGGTTTCTACCCAAATGAAAGGTAAGAGAGATGACGAGGCAGACAGGAAAAGTATCGTGAACTTTGGCTGAAGGTGACCTGTGTTCTTACTTTGAGATGGGGGAACGGAGAAATCTAGAACGAGTTAGTTTggtcaaaaccaaacaaaacatccTTCTTTTCTAGGAGAGATCAAGTCTAGTCCTTCTGAAAGCCccttaatggaaaaaaagaacagcTTGAAAGAAGACCATGAAGAAACAAAGCTGTCTGTCAGTGACATCGAGGCCAGGAACCCCGCTTCTGAGGTCGGGTCTGCCCCGGTACCCCTCCGGGCTGTGGTGGAGGAGAGGACGGTCTCCTTCAAACTTGGAGACTTGGAGGAAGCCCCAGAGCGGGAGAGGCTTCCGAGCGTGGACCTGAAGGAGGAGACCAGCATAGATGGTGCCATGAACGGTGAGTGGGCTCCCCTCGGGTGGGGGGAGTCGGGGTTCCCTTTGTTACCACTGCTGCGGGGTGGCTCGTTGTTTGGACCTGGTGCTCTTGGAGTTGACCGTTACCTTTTGGTCTTGGCCAGGCACAGTGCAGTTGCCTAACGGGAACCTGGTTCAGTTCAATCAAGCCGTCAGTAACCAGATCAGCTCCAGCGGCCACTATCAGTACCACACCGTGCACAAGGATTCTGGCTTGTACAAAGAGCTGCTCCACAAGCTACACCTGGCCAAGGTGGGCGACTGCATGGGGGACGCGGGCGACAAACCCCTGCGGCGCAACAACAGCTACACCTCCTACACCATGGCGATCTGCGGCATGCCCCTGGACTCCTTCCGTGCCAAAGAGGGCGAGCAGAaaggggaggagatggagaagCTGACCTGGCCGAACACGGACAGCAAGAAGCGAATTCGAATGGACAGTTACACCAGTTACTGCAACGCCGTGTCTGACATTCACTCGGCGTCCGAGATCGACATAAGTGTCAAGGCAGAGATGGGTCTGGGGGACAGAAAAGGCAGTGGCAGCTCTCTCGAGGAGTGGTATGACCAGGACAAACCTGAAGTGTCTCTCCTCTTCCAGTTCCTGCAGATCCTCACAGCCTGCTTTGGGTCATTCGCCCATGGTGGCAATGACGTCAGGTCAGTCAGTTACGATTCTTGGCATCgcgtgttttatttttataccacCTCGTCCTTTTATGAGGCTCTGCTTGTGGCTATGGTACTCACACCACCCGTGGGACACTGAATAGTCTAGAGAGGATGAGGAAGTAGCAGTTAATGACTTAAAACaggaagaaatctttttttcttccgAGAGATTACAAAGAATATGTTTAACTCTGTTCCTGTAGATGATGTCAACACAGAGCTTTCATGGGGAAGCCTTTTGGTCTGTTGACATGGGATCCGCTTCTTTGGTAGTAATCACTGCTCCACAGAATGAATTTGTAGGTTAATCCTAGTTTTGTGATTTGTAAACTGTTCATTGGAACCCCAGATTAGCTTGTAGGTGGCCTGTAGGAGGGAGGACAGGCCACCAAATGTGTGGCATTCCCCCTGAGAAGGGCTCTCGTTTCCTTCTGTTGTGTGTGCGGGGGTTCCTTTTATTTATTGACCAGTTTGCTAATGGAAGCTTAACTTCAGACAGCGTAGTAGGTCATTTAACAAGTAGGATCTTGCCAAGGTCTAGTTCTGCCTAAAATCATCTTtgccctctttttcctttcagcaaCGCCATTGGTCCTCTGGTTGCTCTGTATCTCGTTTATGACACGGGAGATGTTTCTACAAAAGTAGCGACACCCATATGGCTCCTGCTCTATGGTGGTGTTGGTATCTGTACTGGCCTGTGGGTTTGGGGACGGAGAGTTATCCAGACCATGGGGAAGGACCTGACGCCAATCACACCATCTAGGTAAGCGGTAAAGCAGGGCTCAGGTTAATTAATGCTCGTTTCCAAAGAGATATGATACTGCACAGCGTGACCACGTAAATCACGCTTTAGTTACAGTCACCAAGTTTGTGCAAGTTCCTAATGCTATTCTCTGTGTTGGTGTGAACTTTTTAGATTTTACTTAGTGTCTGGCCCTTAAACATAATTTtggttaaatatttattcaactcCAGTGGACTCTTTAACAGAGTGACTTTTCTGAGAAGTGTGGGCCATGACCGAATAGCCACATATATTTGGCCTTTGTCTTTACTAAATTCTTCAAAATTTATTAGAATCTTCAAAATAAAAGCACAGACCTTAATAATGGGCTTCTAGAAAACCTTAAAACCTCAAACCTTGGAAAAGAGGAATCTCATGGCCTAAATTAAAGTACATTTCAGGAGTTAAAGCAAACTAAAGATGTCAGTGGAGGTTTGCCACTAGGTAGAGCACAGAACTACTTAACTTTGAGGTAGTGCTggcttattaaaatttaaattccgTTCCTGATAAGTGATCTTTTTGTGTCTACAGTGGCTTCAGTATTGAACTGGCATCTGCCCTCACGGTAGTAATTGCATCAAATATTGGCCTTCCCATCAGTACAACACATTGTAAAGTAAGTGTAATGTCGCAGACCCGTATCTTTTCAATGGTTCTAGTGGATACGTGGAgggcttttttggttttgttttcactttgatACTTTGGTATAAGAAGTTTTACGCAGTTGGAGTCTTGATGAGTTCACATGTTTAGGATGAGTGACTGTTAAGAATGCAGAGGCTTATTACATTTTGCAATTTCTTGTGTCTGTTACTTTAAGCAGGTGATGTTTTCTTTCCAAATGATGCAGAAGCCCTTTCATATAGAGTTAATGAGTCTGTGAGGCTTGTTGGACTGTTGAAGggcagtttatctttttttttttgagggggaggtaattgtttatttatttttaagggaggtactggggattgagcccaggaccctcatgcatgctaaacatatgctctaccacttgagctgtacccttccccctaAAGGATTACACTCTTAaagcagtttattttattttatttttttgtttgttttgggggaggcggtaattaggtttatttatttaattatttttttcagtagaAGTGCTGgagatcaaacccaggacctcgtgcaagctgAGCACCCACGGCAGTGCGCACTCTGCcactggagctataccctccccccaaagcaGTTTATTGTTAATCTAGTTCCTTAAGCTCCAGtagctgggggagggtatagctcagtggtagagtgtgtgcctagcatgcacgaggtcctgggttcaatcctcactattgccattaaaaataaaataaacttaattacctcccccccaaaaaattcaaaaaaaattctagcagctcagaaaggaaaaaggaagtttTCCTTTCCTACTGTATTTTTCCCCGGTTAGCACAGATTCAGTGACTGGGTTTTATATTGCCTTCATCTTCCCGTGAGTAAGCTCCCTGACCTGTTACAAACCAGCTCCCCTGGAACGGCCGGGCTCCTGACCTGCACGCGGTCATGTGTCTGTTTAGCAAAATGCCACCGGCCCTTCAGTAACCAGTTTCCTCGATCGTTTTCCCCCGTAGGTGGGCTCTGTTGTGTCCGTCGGCTGGCTCCGATCCAAAAAGGCTGTTGATTGGCGACTCTTCCGCAACATCTTCATGGCCTGGTTTGTCACAGTCCCCATCTCTGGCGTGATCAGTGCTGCTATCATGGCGGTCTTCAAGTATGTCATCCTCAAAGCGTGAAGCTGTTTGAGATGAAAGTCGGGTCAATGTTTGGGACCACCTTAGACATTCCTGCTCCTTGGAAGAATGATGACAGTGTTACAGGAGACCGACAGGAGTCTTTGTAAAGTTAGGGAGCTGTGGGAGGGAAGCGCTCCTCGTGCTATAATTAATTGCTTTTGTGCTAAATATGACTTGTCTCAAAATTAGCGATGTGTAACAGCCAGGTTTCCACGGGTTCCTCTTGACGTCCCTTTCCTTCTGGGCTGTGAATTCCTGTACATACTTCTCTACTTTTTGTATCAGGCTTCAATTCCATTATGTTACAATGTTGTCTCTGAAGATCacgtgtgattttttttttttaaacgaccATTCAGAGCCCTTTGACGGAGTGCGCTCTGCTTTGTTGGCTTCACCAGCTTCTGCCCGAACACGCACAGGGACTTAACAGAAACCATAACTGAAGCTTCCCTCATAGTCTCTTAGAAAAATAGTCATTTGTCGTCTGCCCTCCCGTCGGTAGCGGCAGGTTTTCTTGGCATTTGTGGGAGCTTCTTACAGGGACGAGGTTCTTTGGACACAGTGAAAATTAAGTTAGTAGTAACTTCTTTGCAAGCAGTTCGTTGACTGTTATTGCTAAGAAGAAGTAGGAAGAAAAATCCCTCTGGCCGTCTTGGTTATTTCTTTAAGATTTCTGGCAGTGTGGGATGGATGAAGGAAGTGGAATATGAACTTTGGGTGAGTTAAATAATGGGCCAGCCTTCCATGTTCATCTGTCTACCTCTGAACTGAATAAAAAAGCCTACAGTTTTTAGAAAACTTGTTCTCATGGTTTTTGTTCATACTTGAAGCGTATCCTGATCAGTTAGCCGTTTGTCATTCTTAGGAGAGTGTGACTCAACAAATGAGAACCGCTCTCTAGCTTTTAAAGTTTTCCACTCCTCCctgttatgtttctttttttaaaatactttttcttggctttttttttgttgtttccgGGGGTggcggtaattaggttggtttgtttatttttttaacaggtactagggattgaaccctggccctcatgcatgctaagcatgtgctttaccaccaAGTCACGCCCTCCCCCCGTCCCTGTTAGGTTTCTTGTGATTCCAGAATGTACGTGACATTACTCCATGGGGACTATTCTCAACAGTTTGGCATTTCTCCTTTTACTAGCACACCCCAGACATTTTCACAGTTGCATGCAGAGGTCTACTTGTTTTTAGCAGCCACAAAGTTTTCCTGTTTGAATGGACTTTTATTTTACCAGATCCTTACTTAAATTGTTTGCAGCATCGCTATTACTAAGAATGCTAAAATGAGTaggggggtggtgtgtgtgtgttgtgtgtgtatctCAGCTGCACTGGAAAATTCGCAGCGTTGGGTTCTTCAGTCTTGACGCTTGATCAGAACAGTTGAGGAAGAGTGCATTGCTTTGCAAACTACGTTGATGACTCCTGCCCTAAGAGTTGGTTTCAGGAAGATGCTTTAGGAAGACGGTAACAAGGTTAAGACTATGCCTGCCTGACCTGTGCCTGAGGGACATGAGACCACTGGATGTGCGCTCACCATGGAGCCTCTCAGTAAGTGTTCCCCACTCCATGTCAAGTACGGCACTGAGCTTCGTGTGTACATTCAGGCCTCCAGGCCTTTTGCAGTAGGCCTTCCCattgttttacagatgacaaaacagaCCTGGAGACCTTCCGTATCTTCCCCAGTAGTTGGTTAGCAGAGAATGGACAGGACTTGAAGCCCTAGGCTGGCTGAAAGCAGCCGGGCGACCTCATttgaggaaggggaagaagagggCTGCGGTGAAGGGGACCCTAGCGTTAAGCCCAGGACTGGAGGTTCTGCAGGAGGCCCTCACCTGCTGCTGCGTGACCTCGCACAAGCCCAGCTCCTGTCTTCGCCCTGTGATGAAATGGGGATAGTAACCCCAAGCAAGGGTTTCCCCGCGGCTCAGGAGAGGACAGCTGAGGAAGTACTTGAAACAAAACTGTGTTTCTTTAGGAAGAGCAGCCAGGTCTGGGGTGGAAGAGCCCCAAGCACTAGGAAGACACCAGAGAGAATTTGAATTTGTACTTCTGTATATAGTGATCCCTGCCATGGGCCAGGGACACAAGCTGTTGAGAACCTGGCCTGTTTTTCTTGGGCATAGATGTCCTGTTTTtactccacccctccccccaggtttttttttttttaatcaaggtttATGTGTGCATGTTAAGGACTCTGATTCAGTAAGGCTTATAAGGAAAGCGGGCCTCCCACCACCATTGCCCCCTTTCCTGAGGCAAccgctttctttcctttctgtgtttGTATCACTACTTGGTTCTTTCAGTTGTGGTTCTCCCCGTAAGTGAGAAGCGATGTTTAGTCCTGGTCCTCTCCAACTCTGATCATACACCGACCCTCATCTCCCACCTTCGCCGTGCAATCGGGACTCAATTTTGGTAAAGTCACTAAAAATATCACTGAGCTGCTGAGTCTCAGAGTAAATAGATTGTGATGACGACTTTGTTTTCCCTGCAGTATGCTgtctcctcccctcttctccccacccccccaccccccattttttaaattgggtgcTTGCCACTAGTCATCCCAAAACTCTCCACAAGCTGTCTGATTCCCTTTTAGGGCTCTCAGGAAACAGGAAGGTTCCCAGTATTTTAGGGAAGCCTCACTCACCGCTTCTGATCTGTTCCAGTTTAGACAAGTTTCACATCTGCATCCTAGCACTTCGCTCCGCCATTCTGGGGatttctttcacctcctttgttgGATTTCCTATAGATAGCCCGTGTGTATGTTTTTCTTGGTTCATTCCCTTCTTTTGTGGAGAGCAGCCTGTCGCAGCTTCTGGGGCAAGAGTGTTGGGAGGGTTTTTTTTCATGAGACCTTGGACATCTGAACGtggttttattctttcttcacaTTTAATTGATCATTTGAATATAGAATCTAGGTTCAGAAGAATTTTCCCTTCAGAATATTGAAGGCACTGCTTTCGGGGCTGCTGAGGAAGTCAGGGACTTGCTGATGACTGATCCTTCATGTGTGTGACACCCATCTTTCTCCCTGGAAGCTTGTTGATAGATATTTCATCTTTAGTGTTGGAAACTTGACAGTGAAGAGTCGGTTTACTTTCAGTGAACTGAGCACTTAACTTCTTTGAAGTCCAGAAGTTCACAGTCTTCAGTTTGAGGAACTTCCTGAATTACTTTGCTATCTTCCAtaccttccctcccttcccttggcGCTTTCTAAGCTTCTGAACGAGTCTCATTTCCCAGTTTTTTGCTCAGTACGTTTTTCTGTCTATCTGACCTTGTCCTTTTTTGAGAGATGTCCTCAACTTCTGTTATCAAACCCTGTTATGaaaatttctgctttttaatttccaaaatcttACAAATAGCATCCCATTTCATGGATGCAGTCAGTATCTCTTCTTTGAGGATATTAGtgatcattttaatttattaaaatatttttcttcttttcatgggCACTTCGCTCTAGTCCCACATGCCAAAGGCTTTCCTGGTGATCTCTGGTCAACAGCTCCCACTTAGGGGTAGAGCACTGAAATGCTGGTGGAAGCTCCGAGTGTGTGGGTGGCACCTGTGGGACTGGGCGGGGGGCGGGAGCTTTGTTTTGGGTGATGATTCTCAAccagaagtgattttttttgctgccccagccccctgggctATGTGGCAAttttagagacatttttggttgtcacagctgggggaTGCTACTGACCAGAGATGTGAGTACAAACCTCCTGCATGCACCGGCTGTCCCCTCACAACAAAGAGGTATCTGATTTAAAATGTCAgaagtgctgaggttgagaaatcctgGTCGGGTGTGATCTGCTTAGGCTGTTTCCTTGGGGGGAATCCCAGAGAAGAATCAGGAAGGTACAGCCCTGACTGCTCGGCGTCCTGGGGCTCAGTGGGCGAAGAGGTCATTGTATGTTTCAGTCTCCTTGCTTTCAGTACCTGTAGTCCTTGATTTGGGTGACTCCAGATGCACGCATTCGTTACCACAGTTTTTAGGTAACACCAGTCCCCCATAACACGATTCGAATGTCAGTCGCTGAGGCATACTCACGGAGTAATTGCATAAAGTACAAACTTTAATGCTAGCTCTTCAGTCCGCAGATCCCATTTACAGAGGAACAGATGCACATCGACCGGATGAGTGACCTCTCGGGTCACTCCTTTCAAAGCCTGTTGGGGACTGGTTGCTGTGCGCCTGTTCAGTTCACTCCCAGCAAAGCTTTTTGGTGGTGATCCCAGCGGTAGAGAGATACTGGAGGCTTTTTAGCACCGCTGCTGGATTGTTCCAGGTTCTCTTGGGGGCTTGGATGAAACTGTGCAAACTTGCCTTTTACCATGAAACAACTTTCATGGATCCAGCCAATGGGCAAAGAGGTTATTTCAACTTTTAACAGATTTGGACAGCCCGTTGATGGTCATTTTGTGATTGCTTCAGCTGAGGTTtggaagaaattgaaaacatGGCAGAAAATAGCAGTAATACGCAGGGTGGCAGAAACTTACTACACTGCAAATAATTCTGCGGGATTCAGATTGGACACGAATTGAGTTGCATTTGAACTCGGGACGGTTGACCCTGCTCCTGTGAGGGATTGTAGGTGGGCAGCCAGGGGCCCTTGGTGCAGGTGGGCTTGTTGGCGTAAACGAGGAAAGTGATTGTGAAGGAAAGGATGCACATGTCCCAGAGGAGGCGACGCTGGCCTGGCTGGAACTTCACACTAAGGGACTTCCCGGAGATAATTTCTTCACAGTGAAGAAAAGGTAACATGTTGGAAGCTGATCCCTGAACATTTTAATCCCAATATTGCTAATGTTTTAAATGACagtgttctaaatatttttaataattttttccatttctgcatgcatttacaactaaaaatttgagaaaaaattttaaagttcacaGGACTGCCACACTTTTTCCTGTTGATTATTAGATCACTTTGCATGCTTTCAGCAGGGTCATGGTCGTTTTAATGCACTGGTTCCTCCTGCGCAGAGTGAAGGCTGCCTGTATGTTACTTACCCTTAACTCCGCTATTGTCCAGCCCATGGGCCGTCCATGGTGctctttataaaataaacttcCAGTCGAATGCTGTGTGGAAGACAGATGCTGTCTGCAACGTGGGGCAAAAGGAtcggagacgggggtggggggcttaactgctgctacttaaaaaaaaaaaaaagcgagttTGATTACGGAGGTTTTCAAATATACATGAAAAGAGAAGAGTTAGTCAACCTGTGTACTCGTACCCTTTAACCAGCCCCGAGAGCAATCAACATTCTGCTGTCATTTCATCTTTTCCTCCCACACCAAACAATTTTTACTGGAGTGTGTTAAAGCAAATCCCAAATATGTCACGTCACCTGTAAAACACTTCAGGATGTGTCTAAAACATAGTGTCGTGTTTTTAAATGTCACCAGCATGTCCCCTGTTTTTTAGACTTCCAGTCTGTCTGCTTTTAATCCCTCCTTTGTGCCTTCTCGAGGGACCTTGTTCTCCAATCCTGGGCCTGTAGGGGCCAGTTTAGCTTCAGCCTTTGCGGGGTCTACCACCTCTGTCTCCAGCACCGTCCGGCTTCCGCAATTTTGTCGTCTTGTCTCCTTGGCGGCTGACCATGTCTCTCACCCTAGTCCCTTCCTGCCATTTTGGTGGTGTTGACGAGGGAGTGAAGGCGAATGTTTCAATCTGTCTTTACCTAGGTATTTTGGGAATTCTTTTTAAGAAGTGAATAAGAAGTGAAAAATTCGTAGGAATGGAAAAAATGTCAAGTGTGGAGGGCAGAGGATGAAAGAACCTCTTTCCCCTTTCCCGATCCCATGATCCCATAACTATCAACAGCTTGCGTATCAGTAAATTGTGACTGTCGGTAGCTTGTGTCTCTTAGGTaggtacacaaacacacacacacacacacacccttgtgGAATCTCTTTGAGAGATGTTGTTTATTCCTTGGTAAAGCCTCCTTGGTGTCTAGAAGTTAAACAGTGTATCATTCACAGTATAAACAGGTCACCTGGTTAACCTACAATAGAGTAACTGAGAACTAGATGTTACGCAATCATGCAGTTGTTTGCTTGCAAATTGCCACAACCTTTGCAAGCTGGGCTAAGTTCTAGGCTAAGCCAGCGCTTGCAACAGTTCATTTCCTGCCTGGCAGGAAATAGAAGGATTTGTTCTCGCCCTGCCGCCTCCTTTCGCCTTCAGGCAACATACATTGGCTCAGAGACCAAAGGTGACAGCATTAACACACTTGCTCGTTAAAAGCTGGATTGTGGTGTTCCCTGTACAATCTAGGGGTGTGGGAGATGCCTGGTCTACTAAAACCCTTTCTCCCCTGCGTGTGTGCCGTGCGTGAGATTTGCAAATAACTGGTTTGCCCGTGCTTCTCCCTTGCCTCACACAAAGGTCTCGTTCAGTGTCCCACATGTTAGTAGGGTTCCTGAACGCCTGCTCCATGGTGTAAGTTGTTTCCTTCTAACACTGTTCTGTGCCTTTGTCTCTGCCTCTGCTTGAGAGATCTCAATTAGTTAACCAGCCATTGTTTCATCTGAGACACAGTGAGATCTTTGAAAATCTGAGAAGAGTCAGCTAGCTGGAGATTGCTGAGGACCTTATACCAAACACTTACTTTTGTGACAGATGGAGACTTCCAAGACTtcattaatagattttttaaaatactaaaataaaataccGGAGCTGCTCACTGGCAATGGTCCTTGCCTTTCTAATGGCTGGGCTCTTGCGTAAACCCCTTTTGTTATATTCAGAGATGAGGCTGGGTTTCATCCAGTGCAGTGCAGAATGCTACTCATTCAGAGGAACAAGATGTTTACTTTCTGGGGACTGCTGACATTAGTGCCGTCCCCTCC includes these proteins:
- the SLC20A1 gene encoding sodium-dependent phosphate transporter 1 isoform X2; its protein translation is MASTVATLITSTSGPLVDYLWMLILGFIIAFVLAFSVGANDVANSFGTAVGSGVVTLKQACILASIFETVGSVLLGAKVSETIRKGLIDVEMYNTTQDRLMAGSVSAMFGSAVWQLVASFLKLPISGTHCIVGATIGFSLVAKGQEGVKWSELIKIVMSWFISPLLSGIMSGILFFLVRAFILRKADPVPNGLRALPVFYACTIGINLFSIMYTGAPLLGFDKLPLWGTILISVGCAVFCALIVWFFVCPRMKRKIEREIKSSPSESPLMEKKNSLKEDHEETKLSVSDIEARNPASEVGSAPVPLRAVVEERTVSFKLGDLEEAPERERLPSVDLKEETSIDGAMNGTVQLPNGNLVQFNQAVSNQISSSGHYQYHTVHKDSGLYKELLHKLHLAKVGDCMGDAGDKPLRRNNSYTSYTMAICGMPLDSFRAKEGEQKGEEMEKLTWPNTDSKKRIRMDSYTSYCNAVSDIHSASEIDISVKAEMGLGDRKGSGSSLEEWYDQDKPEVSLLFQFLQILTACFGSFAHGGNDVSNAIGPLVALYLVYDTGDVSTKVATPIWLLLYGGVGICTGLWVWGRRVIQTMGKDLTPITPSRWALLCPSAGSDPKRLLIGDSSATSSWPGLSQSPSLA
- the SLC20A1 gene encoding sodium-dependent phosphate transporter 1 isoform X1; this encodes MASTVATLITSTSGPLVDYLWMLILGFIIAFVLAFSVGANDVANSFGTAVGSGVVTLKQACILASIFETVGSVLLGAKVSETIRKGLIDVEMYNTTQDRLMAGSVSAMFGSAVWQLVASFLKLPISGTHCIVGATIGFSLVAKGQEGVKWSELIKIVMSWFISPLLSGIMSGILFFLVRAFILRKADPVPNGLRALPVFYACTIGINLFSIMYTGAPLLGFDKLPLWGTILISVGCAVFCALIVWFFVCPRMKRKIEREIKSSPSESPLMEKKNSLKEDHEETKLSVSDIEARNPASEVGSAPVPLRAVVEERTVSFKLGDLEEAPERERLPSVDLKEETSIDGAMNGTVQLPNGNLVQFNQAVSNQISSSGHYQYHTVHKDSGLYKELLHKLHLAKVGDCMGDAGDKPLRRNNSYTSYTMAICGMPLDSFRAKEGEQKGEEMEKLTWPNTDSKKRIRMDSYTSYCNAVSDIHSASEIDISVKAEMGLGDRKGSGSSLEEWYDQDKPEVSLLFQFLQILTACFGSFAHGGNDVSNAIGPLVALYLVYDTGDVSTKVATPIWLLLYGGVGICTGLWVWGRRVIQTMGKDLTPITPSSGFSIELASALTVVIASNIGLPISTTHCKVGSVVSVGWLRSKKAVDWRLFRNIFMAWFVTVPISGVISAAIMAVFKYVILKA